The Liolophura sinensis isolate JHLJ2023 chromosome 12, CUHK_Ljap_v2, whole genome shotgun sequence genome segment GTTCGTCAATTTGGTTTGTTCATCATACATTGTAGCTTTTCTGGCGGTATGGATTAGGTTTGACGgaacaagtaaaatattacttcataTGAAGTGACATACACTGTGTAATGGGCAACTCTCGCTGTTCATGGGGGACTGGTGACAATAGATCGATGGCCCTCGTCGGGTCATTTGTGCAGACTTACTTGTGTGGAAGACCACCTGTCATACACGAATATGACGTTTTAAGTCTGTAAGGTGCACGcaggaaagttcgtcagtttgCTAAAAGTGGGTCCGCACGCACCTTGGTTACCGGGTTTCCtcacccattaaactgaccgCTATAGCACAAGTGGAAAATTATGGACTATTGcgttaaacaatcaaataagtaaattaataaataaatatgtgatggCTTAATGCATGTCAGAGTCTTCATAGGAGGCCATCTTCATCGCTTGGTTTTCGGCATACGTTATTGACTGACCTATAATTTGGTCCCAAAATGTGCATTTTCCTCGGCAgataaatattatgaaatattacatttagtGCCGACACTGCAATGTTTACAGGaaaatatctttttaagatcgatagaactttcagaatcagacaaattTGCAACTTTTGATATGCGCGAAAACGCCAGTCATTCACCGAACCcgtgtacatttatatctaaTATTGGCTAGCTTGCTGTTTCTGGATTGGACCTTGCGTTCTAGTATAATTACAGCGACGTTAAATCTGGCCTGCTGCAAGAACTGTCTCAAAATGAGGTAAATAATGCTACTAGCCACGAAAAGGAAAACAAGCAAACTTAGATAAGTTCGTAGTAATTTGGGAATAAAGACGGGTTTAGAGCAACCCGCTATCATCTTGGAcgaaatttcaaattttgagcCAACCTTTGTATCTGAGAGAAAGATTTTCCCTTTACATTTTAGgcaaataaaatggaaaaagtGAACTAACAATAATTGTCCTAAATCTGTTGCGCTTGAGTGTCTGAATGAAGCAGTTATTCAAACTGCTGACGTAGTTATAGTGATGGCTCCGTGAaatgtcatgccaaagacatttCCCAGGCATAATGGGCTTTGTACACTACAACATAACTTGCGTCTTTACATCGTCATTAATAAATGTTGACTGCTTGTCTTTACATGATTCTGCCTTAATTTCTTAGTTTATATACACTCTTAGTTCTCAAGTGGTTTATGTTGAACTTTGATTTGAACATAGGCCTTGTGATTACTGGCCCCGGgagttcattttggttgacacgTCGATACGTGGATGCCTTGCCCATCGCATTGCAAGCATCGTCCTCGTCGCATCCAACCGAACGTTGATCATTCACTCGTTGCTGGGTAacaaaaagcataaaaaaaccTAACAAACATCGTCACAAAGGCAATACAAAAGACATCAACGTGAAGAGTAAAAcaggagcagcgacgacattgtgcaAAACCCAAATTTAAAAGCATTTCCTTCtttgatatgaaaatatttccttCATGGCATGGGTATGTCATGGACAGATGAATGAGAGTCAAGATGGCCGATGGTAGCCGTCTTCGATCACGGAACCCATCAAAACCCAATTGCAACCAACGTCTCAACAATGGCAAGGTTTTGTCCAAATTTGTGAACGATGGCTTGAATTATTTTTCAGACATCGCATTAACATTTCAGATAGAACTAACGGGAAAACAGAGAGACGGAATAGCGACAACATCTACAAGTCTCCCCTGCATTTTCGTGGCGGGGGACAAATATAGGCTTATTAATAAGCCGAGTTTCTTTTAAGAACGTCTTTTTTTACTTCACGCTTAGAGTTACCGATGACCAGTTTCCTGTGTCGTAGTAATTCATACAGGGGATGTGAATGTTTTAACtaaaaatacaaagcaaaaCGATccattgagtgcttggggtttaacgtcgtactcaataatttttcagtcatatgacgacgaaggaatcattagggtgcatgtacgtgtaatgtgcctccttgttgcaggacggatttctaccgctgttttatttaatgctgcttcactgagacgacttaccgaaggcaagtaagccgtcccgcccgagccattatactgatacgggccaaccagtcgttgcactatccccttcatgttgaacgccaagcgaggaagttacaacttcttcttttaaagtcttaggtgtgactcgatcaaggattgatcctggatctaccagtcccgaagcggacgctctaccaactgtgctatccgggccggacCGATCCATTGATGACTAAGAACCGGAACTCCTTGCATGGGGCAACGTTTCCGGGTGTTCTCAGTCATCCAATTTAGAATCCTAAAAACCAATGtgtgaataaatgtaaataaaactaaTGAGTtgaataaataatcataaatttTAATAGTTGAGTAAgacaaacatttatatacaaatttacATGACAAGCACAAATTCTTACAATAAATATCAGCGCCTGTGAATCCTACCAAAGATGAAGCTATTATTCTGGACGATATAAACTTTCACACAACTTGGTAAAAtctcattttcacataaatatataaataccacAGATACATCCTTACAGACGTACGCATGACTACTGAATGATGAAGGGGATTTAGCACTCGTATCATTACTGTTTCCATATATGCATACTGTGAATTGCTTCTTGACAAACCGGACGTATCCTCCTGGGCCGTCAGTCGGGAGTTGGATCCGGATCAAACTGCCATTTCTTGGGAAACTTAAATATTCTGGACATGAGAGTTGATTCCCCGTCTTACGACTGTCACCACATGTTGTACATAGGCCTGTTATACAATGGAACAGGACGATCTTGTGCAGCAGGGTACATGGACGGGTATGAGTGAGGGAGACCGTACAGAGGTGTGGGTTGCGCAGGACGAGGGGCTGGAACTTCCGTTTTCACATTGGCTGCGTTCTTCTTCCTCCATCGGGCGCGTTTGTTCTGGAACCATACCTAAAGAAAGCAAAATCCAGTGTGAAATTAAGAAATGCTCTCCGTGACTAagtgtatataatttttttcgaGAAATGATTGGATAATTCTTCTGATAAAGTACCGTGGACTTACCTTAATTTTTTGCTCAGCGATGTCCAACTTCTTTGACAGCTCTTCTAGTTCGTCCCAATCCGGGTAAGGCGATTCCACGAAGAACGCCTCTAGGGTTTGCAGTTGAGCAGGGGTGTATTTCATCCGTGGCTTCTTTGTCGGTGCGGGTTCCGGGGCCTGGATGCGATCCTCTAGGGCAGGAATAGATCTTGTTGCACTGGACATAGAAAGTGCTTGGTAAGGTGTTCTGGTGTTTTGTGGTGCCATACAAGGCGCAGCGACTGGCATTATCTCCTTGAATGTCGCTCCTGTAAGCGAATTGTCCGGGTACGATGCCGCGACGGTTGCTTCCTCTGGGTAAGAAGCATGCGCACTTCTACCTGGTGAGGGTGCAGTGGTGTAGGTTCTTGGTGGGTATGGTGCCTGGCCGTGTAGAGGTTCCGGATAGGAACTAGAACTCTGTTCGTGGTAGGATGCAGAAGTGTGCGGTACTTGGAGATACGACTTCGCTACTGGGGATGGTCTGTTACACGCAGTGTGGTTTTGCGTTCTTTCCAAATACGCTGTTGTGGCATGAAGTCTCTCTAGGGAAGCCACGTTGACACTGACAGGCCCACGGCAGGAGGAAACTGTTGAAGCATGCTTTGTGGCCATTTTAGATGACACCATTGATGGTGTTTGAGATGGGAAGGGAGACGCTGATCCTGTGAACGTCCCTTGAGGCGATGACGGCTTTCGAAAGGGGGCCATAGTTGGAGAAGATTCCGCAAAAGAGGCAAAACCGGGTGATGCACAGCTCGTGTTGCCAAGtggaaatgacgtcactggcGGATAGGTGGGGCTGTCCGCGCTGGCGTCACATGACTGGTATCCACTGCTGTATCCAGCTGACGATGACGAACATGGGCCTGGATCCGTCTTCTGTATGACGTCAGAAGTCGCGGGAGAATTTGTTGAAGCGCTGAAAGGGGAGTAACTCTCCACGTCCAGGATatcatctgaaaaaaaagaagtgaCACTTTAAAATACTGGCAAGTAATTTGAACAAATCACTGTAGTAGTTCTACGTTACAATAAGAGGAATTAAATGAGAATGTACATCTGCGTTATCACTGAGAAGCAAGCTTCTGCATTTTGTTTAAATCTGAAAGCTGTGtaataaaattcaaaaaagttttaataatttaattcattataaattagttataatattttaaataatggcTTTGATTGTGATAAATGGATTTAAAAGTATAGttacacaaagaaaatattacatttaaacaCGTACCATTATTTGAACTCTCTGGGGTAGATTTCTGTTCCACTGAAGGAAATTCTTGGGCTGTTCGTTGACAGTTTGTCTGGTACATAGATTGTGACTCGTACTGAAATGGATTCAGGGAAAGGTCCGAGACAGGAGGCTGGCTGTGATGCTGGTTTGACTGATACTCGGCATTTTCACTTCGTCCAGTTCCGTAATATCCCGGTGGCACGTGACAGGGCTCCGAAGATTGACCAGGTGCCTTCTGGTGAGCAGATGCCCATGTCACGGGCCAGGCGGATGATGGATAAGCTTGATGCATGTTGTAGTTGGAAGACATGCTTTGATAATGGCTGGCCGAGGCCACGCCCATCCGGTTTTCTTGCCCTATTGTACTGGCTTgtccggatgacgtcatcaaggATTCAATGCTGTGGAAGGCGGACATTGATTTTGGTGCTCCGTAAGAAATAGTATGGGATGGCTttaataaagagaaaaacataaaaaaaatcataaattccGCAGTactaatttacatttttttatctcatcagtaactaaaaacaaaaaaaaaaaaaaataaataaatcacttaaaCCAAAATTTAAATCATGAGAAATACCAAATAATATTGCGGATTTAATCATTCATTACAGACGCTCGAACATTTTTATTGCAGAAATTTCTGCAGATTGTTTTTAtgaaatacaggtataaatGTCGTTTTGGTACGTACGAAATCTTAACGTCCACAAAAACatgcttaaattttttttaaattgatatttatcatttttaaagctttgatTGCTAAATATGACTTTTAGACTGAAAACACATTAGTTGAGAAAGTAAGAATGTAAATGGTACTTACAGTGGAATTATTCATAGCCATGTCTTCAGTTTTCATCTGATGAACTTCCATGAGTGGCTAACTCTGGTTGACTTGTTCAGGACCGGAGTGAAAGTCGAACTGAAGCAATAACGAAATGGCTGAGATTTTATAATAGGAATCCAGCTGTCAGTTCCACAGAGTTAATCTTGTCCGCGACATTGAGAACCTATGCTGACATATTAATGTTCTGAATTAGATTAGTACACTAGAAACAATAGAACTTGTAAAGGAAAAGCGGGAGCGGCAAGTCACGTGATTACTCGTACGAGACCCCCGTGTGGGAGACGCCCGTAGCTGTTTTGGCCATGTACACCCGCTGTGCGGTGTTCACTACTTACCTGCATATCTGCCTAGCTctaaaatgatacatgaaatAATCAATGAgattatatgtattaaataaattgCTGAGAAATAATTTGAAGTTCGACTATAGTGATTGGACTTTTAgtggtatatttatataaatgttaatgttggCAAGATATTTAGCGGTATAAGAAAATCATTGGTGGTTGTTTCTTGGCACTTTGTGTTAGTGTCGtaaaactgtaaattaaaacattttagtcACACATCTGTTGTGAACGTGTAAGGCAATAGATAAACCGTATATAACAACAGATAGGCCTATAAGCCATATCTCTTTTGTGCTCATGTATCATATACATTTTGAACTTTATGATACAAtagtttttgctttaaatgaataattatacaTCTATACTTATTCAAAATCTTCTTTGCTTAGAGATATATTCGGTATTTTTTATTCTTAGTGGATGGTTATTGATCTGACAATAAATTAATCGccggaaattaaaaaaaattatggtaCCACCGACACAAAAACGTATTCCCTTATTTGTCTGACACTTGGTATTTTTTGTGTAGTTATGTATTGCTACTCAATATTAACAATTTACATGGACCATCATGTGAACTATTTTTTAATGTTCCTTTGGGATTGTGCACTGGAACTGCATGGAAACAACAAGAGATTAAGGATTACTTTCCGAAAATCACGAGAGGGCCAGGATTAACGGTAGTCACTGTCACGTCATTCAATCAAGGGCATGTTTTTTCTGAATCCCAAACCTCTGCGCAATAATAATTAGGTACTAAAATATACTAGCATTATATTCAttaatgaatgtattttttgtaaactcgaaaatatcagactcatgtacatatgtaaatagaaaaacaacacattgtaaaaaaaaaaagtaacattaCATATTACATTATTTGTGGCAACGACATATATAGACGAATTGCAATaggttgtgttttgtttcatgtaaTTTATGACATTCAAACTTTAGAACTCTATAAAATTGATGACTTTTAACGTAAAAAGCTATTAAACAAACCATAGTGATATGATCCCTCAGGATGATCAGATATTAAACAAACCATAGTGATATGATCCCTCAGGATGATCAGATATTAAACAAACCATAGTGATATGATCCCTCAGGATGACCAGGTATTAAACAAACCATAGTGGTATGATCCCTCAGGATGATCAGATATTAAAACAAACCATAGTGATATGATCCCTCAGGATGATCAGATATTAAACAAACCATAGTGATATGATTCCCTCAGGATGATCAGATATTAAACAAACCATAGTGATATGATCCCTCAGGATGATCAGATATTAAACAAACCATAGTGATATCATCCCTCAGGATAACCAGATATGAAACAAACCATAGTGATATGATCCCTCAGGATGATCAGATATTAAACAACCATAGTGATATGATCCCTCAGGATGATCAGATATTAAACAAACCATAGTGATATTGATCCCTCAGGATGACCAGATATTAAACAAACCATAGTGATATGATCCCTCAGGATGATCTGGTATATAACAAACCATAGTGATATGATCCCTCAGGATGATCAGATATTTAGTGATATGATCCCTCAGGATGATCAGATATTAAACAAACCATAGTGATATGATCCCTCAGGATGATCAGATATTAAACAAACCATAGTGATATCATCCCTAAGGATGATCAGATATTAAACAAAC includes the following:
- the LOC135479876 gene encoding homeobox protein Hox-A11-like encodes the protein MTSSGQASTIGQENRMGVASASHYQSMSSNYNMHQAYPSSAWPVTWASAHQKAPGQSSEPCHVPPGYYGTGRSENAEYQSNQHHSQPPVSDLSLNPFQYESQSMYQTNCQRTAQEFPSVEQKSTPESSNNDDILDVESYSPFSASTNSPATSDVIQKTDPGPCSSSSAGYSSGYQSCDASADSPTYPPVTSFPLGNTSCASPGFASFAESSPTMAPFRKPSSPQGTFTGSASPFPSQTPSMVSSKMATKHASTVSSCRGPVSVNVASLERLHATTAYLERTQNHTACNRPSPVAKSYLQVPHTSASYHEQSSSSYPEPLHGQAPYPPRTYTTAPSPGRSAHASYPEEATVAASYPDNSLTGATFKEIMPVAAPCMAPQNTRTPYQALSMSSATRSIPALEDRIQAPEPAPTKKPRMKYTPAQLQTLEAFFVESPYPDWDELEELSKKLDIAEQKIKVWFQNKRARWRKKNAANVKTEVPAPRPAQPTPLYGLPHSYPSMYPAAQDRPVPLYNRPMYNMW